A window of Castanea sativa cultivar Marrone di Chiusa Pesio chromosome 1, ASM4071231v1 contains these coding sequences:
- the LOC142616560 gene encoding histone H3.3 yields the protein MARTKQTARKSTGGKAPRKQLATKAARKSAPTTGGVKKPHRYRPGTVALREIRKYQKSTELLIRKLPFQRLVREIAQDFKTDLRFQSHAVLALQEAAEAYLVGLFEDTNLCAIHAKRVTIMPKDIQLARRIRGERA from the exons ATGGCTCGTACCAAGCAGACTGCTCGTAAGTCCACCGGAGGAAAGGCTCCAAGGAAGCAGCTTGCCACTAAG GCTGCAAGGAAATCTGCACCCACAACTGGTGGAGTGAAGAAGCCCCATCGTTATCGTCCCGGAACTGTTGCTCTTCg TGAAATCCGTAAGTACCAGAAGAGTACAGAGCTTTTGATCCGCAAGTTGCCCTTCCAGCGTCTTGTTCGTGAAATCGCACAGGACTTCAAG ACGGATTTGAGGTTCCAGAGCCATGCTGTTCTCGCTCTTCAAGAGGCCGCGGAGGCTTACCTTGTGGGTCTTTTCGAGGACACCAACCTGTGCGCTATCCATGCCAAGAGGGTCACCATTATGCCTAAGGACATCCAGCTCGCAAGGAGGATCCGTGGTGAACGTGCTTAA